The nucleotide sequence GCGGCGGTGGGCTCGCCCTCCTCCATGCCGTGCACGCCGTCCCAGTCCGTGGGCGGCGGCGTGACGAGGAAGCGGGCGCAGCGGCCGACGTAGAGCGCGGCGACGGTGTCCTGGTACGCGTGTGAAGCGCGCTCGAAGAGGGCATGCGCCTCCGCGAAGCGGCGCTGGTGGTAGGCGGTGAGGGCCTGCTCGTGGAGCGCGAGCTGCTCCTGCATGCGGGGCGTGATTTCTCCGCGGCGCGCCACCAGCTCATGCACGCGCACCGGCTGCGGCCGGCCCTTGAAACGCACCAGGTCCACCACGCGGAAGACGTAGCTGCCGCTGGCGAGCTGCGCGGTGGTGTCCCCGGCCAGCACGTAGGTGCCGTACACCTTGTTGATGGCCTCCAGCCGCGAGGCCAGCCCCACCGCGTCTCCGAGCACGGTGTAGTTGGACTTCATCTCGCTGCCCAGGTCGCCCACCACCAACTCCCCGGTGTCCACGGCCGCGCGGAAGCTGAGGCGGTGGCCGTACTTCTTCTCCCAGGCGGACTGGCGCTCGGTCAGCACCTCCCGCATCTTCAGCGCCGCCTCGCAGGCCAGGTGTGCGTGGCGGTCCGTGCGCACCGGCGCGCCCCAGAAGGCCAGCACCGAGTCGCCGATGTACTTGTCCACCTGCCCCGCCGTGGACCGCACCACCGCGGAAATCTCGGTGAGGTACGCGTTGAAGAGGCCCACCAGTTGCTCGGGCGGCATGCTCTCCGACAGCCGCGTGAAGCCTTCGATGTCACAGACGTACACGGACATCTTCCGGCGCTCGGGGCGCATCAGGCTCAAGTCCCGCGCAACGAGGCGGGCCACGTCCGGGCTGACGTAGCGGCCGAGCGCGTTGTGCACGAAGTCGCGAATCTGCCGCTCCGTCCCGTAGGCGTAGCGGATGGTGGCGACGAAGGCGCCCACCATGGCCAGCAGCGGCCCGGCCATGGCCACCCACAGCCGCTGTTCGACGAAGACGTACGCGGCACCGAAGGCGTAGCCCGCGGCCGCCGCCACCAGGAAGCCCACGTAGAGCACGGCGCCGCGCACCGAGCGCAGCAGGAAGCTGAGCGACAGCGCCAGGAAGGCGCCGAGGAAGGCCAGCCCCACCGTGAGGAGCAGATCCAAATCTGGCGCCGCGCGGGTGATGCCCTCCGAACGGAGGATGTTGGCCAGCGCCTGCCCCAGAATCGCGCCCCCCGGCGTCTCCGGCCCCAGGGGCGTGGAACGCAGGTGCGCGGACTCGCCGGCGGTCCGCGTGAGGACGACGGTGCGGCCTTCCAGGTCATTCTCGAAGCGCGCGGGGCGCTCGTCCGCCACGTCGAAGACGTTGAGGAGCACGTTCCACGCGCGGATGGAGCGCGCCAGCGAGCCGCGTGAGCCCCGGCCCGCGTTGGGCGCATCCCAGCGCAGCAGGCTCAGGCCCGAGTCGCTCATCGGGAACGCGTACTGGTCCCCCACGTGCAGCTTGCCGTCCGCGTAACGGAGCGAGCGCGTACCGGCGAGCCGCATGGCCGCGGCCAGGGGCAGCGACGGCAGGATGTGGCGCTTGCCGCGCACGGTGTAGCTCATGAGGTGCGCCACGGCGCGCACGCGCCCGTCCCGGCCCGCCACGAGCGTGGACGCACCGAAGCCCGCGCTTCCGCTCAACAGCGGCACCACGGGGTGCTGAACCTGGCGCAGCTCGATGAGCTTCGCCGCGTCCAGTCCCTCCACCTGGACCTCCGCCAGCGCGATGAAGAGCTCCGTGGGGCCCACGCGGTAGCTGTCGTCCGCGGCGCGGCGCTCCTCGATGACATGCGCGGTGGCGCCCAGGCGTGAGCCCAGCGCCCTGCCGTCCGCTTCGTCCGTGGCGCCGCCCCAGACCTCCACCTGGCTGCCCGCGGGGATGATGAAGGCCGGGCGCTGCGCCGCGAGCACGGCCTGCGCGCGCAGGGAGGCCGCCTCGGATGCGTCATAGACGCCCAGCTTCACGCGGTACGGCCACAGGCGGTTGGCGGGGGGCAGCACCCGGGGACCCTGCGCTTCCCAGGTGAACGACAGCAGCGCCCGGCCCGGGTCCTTCGCCAGCTGCGCGGCGAAGGCCGCGTCGTCGCAGGAGAGCGACGAGGCCGACGCGGACGAGGCTTCGGCGCAGGCGTTGGGGCTCAGGTCCGTGAAGGGCAGGTCCACGAGCACCAGCAGCGCCCCCTCCTGGACCAGCCGGTGCACCATGCGGCCCACGAGGTGGCGCGGCCAGGGCTGCGTGGCGACGCCAGGGCGCACATCCTGGCGGGCCTCTGCCAGCGTCTCGTCGTCGATGGCGATGACGACGGCCTCGTCGGGACGCTCGGAGCGCTCGCCCAGCTCCCGCACGCGCCAGTCGTAGGTGACACGCTCCCAGCCTTCCAGCCAGGCCTGCGCGGCATCCACCGCCGCGGAGGGGACCCAGGCCGACGGCGGGTCCTTGGGCGGCACGAGGCCCGTGGGGCGCAGGTACACGAGCAGCCCCAGCACGCCTCCAAAGAGGAGGGCCATCAACAGGGAGACGCCAAGCCGCTTCAGGAAGCGCCGGCCTGCGGAGTGAACGCGGTGACCTTGCACGGGTGGTCCGGAGGATACCCCGAGATGGGCCCGCGCGCGGTCGTCGTTGCGGGGGTGCCTGCTATGCTCGTGCTCCCATGAAACGCACCCTGGTGTCCGCGGCGCTCGCCGCCTCCTCCCTCGCCTTCCTGGCTTGCGACCTGGAGCAGCTCACCGCCGACCACGTCATGGTCGGCACGCTGCTCTCCACCCCGGAGGTGGAAGTCTCCGCTTCCGCGATGGCCGGCTATGACGCGGGCACCTTCAGCCCGGACGGTGGCGACGTGCTCGCCCTGCCCGCGCAGACGGCCGCCATCGTCTTCTTTGGCAGCAAGACGGGTGAGAACTCGCAGCCCTCCGGCCTGGCGGGGGCCGAAATCACCGTGCAGCCGGTCGGTGGCGAGGCCACGGCGCTCGCGGACGAGGGCTCCGGCAACTACCGCCGCACCAGCGTGGGCGCCTCCGACTTCACCTACCAGCCTGGCGCCACCTACCAGTTCATCGCGAACCGGGGTGGCACGCGCTACGTGGGCCAGGTGGACGACGCGCCGATGAAGGAGACCATCGCCGCGCTGCACCCGCCCGAAGGCTTCCTGCGCATCGACGCGAGCACGCCCCTGTCCTTCGACCGGCCGGCGCCCCCGGCGAATACGGACCGCACGCTCGGCTTCGTCACCGTGGTGCCCCTGAGCGCCGAGGGCGCGCAGGGCGAGCCGACGTACACCAACCTGCCCTCCACGCCGGTCCAGTTCCTCCAACTGGTGGGCCTGCCGGGCCCGTACCGCGAGGCCCGCGTGACGATTCCGGGCACCGCCTTCCCCGAGCGCGAGCAGACCTACCTGGTCATCTTCCACGCCGTGCGAATGGGCGGCGCCGAATCCGGCAACCTGTTCCTCGGCAGCGCGCTGCTGGCGGGCACCGCCGAGGTGGGCGTGGTGCGCACGCGCTAGGACGGCCCCACCGGCGCGAGGCGCGTCAGCCCACTTCGATGTCCAGCCCGATGCGCCCTTCCAGCTTGAGGCGCAGCAGGTGCCCCGCGAAGCGCTCGGACTCCTCGCGGGAGAGGACGTTGCGGAAGGCCGTCCCGTCCGCGACCTCCACCTCCAGCACCACGCCCCGTTGAAGCAGCCGGAAGAAGTCCTCGCCTCCCGAAGGGCGCGGAACGAACACGGGGAGGAAGCCCTTTAGCGGCACCACCTCCCCTGCCCCCCGCACGCGCGACTCCAACCCCACCGCGTCCGGACGCACTTCGTCCGCGGCCACGCCCGCGTCGGCATAGAGCGGCGCGGGCGGCAGCGACACATCCTCGGTCGCGTCATCCAGCAGGAAGCCGTACCGGGACGGAATCCTGGCCGCGAACAGGAAGCACAGCAGCACGGGCGTGTCTCCGGACACGCGCTCCAGATGGAGAATCGCGCGCTCCGTTCCCACGCGGCGCAGCAGCAACGTCAGGGATGGGCGGCTCGCGCTCAGGTAGCGCTGGACGCGGTCCTTGAGCGTGGCCCGAATCTCCGCGAAGGCCTCGGCATGCTTCGCCTCGCTCTCCGCCTCGCGCCGGGCAAGCGCGTCGCGGGCCTGCGTCAGCTTGTCCTCCGCGTCCCGCAGGAAGTCCCCTGAAGCGGCGGGCGGAGTCACCAGCGCGGGCTCGGCGCCCGACGGAGGTGTCAGCCCCGCGGCGCGCACCGCGCCCAGCAGGAACGAGCCCTGCTGCTCCAGCCGCTCGCGCTCCTCACGGAAGCGCAGGCGCGATGCGGCGTGCTCCACCTGGAGCTCCAGCCACGCCTCATACCCGGACTCCAGCGTCTCCAGCGCGCGCAGCCGCGCCAGCGCCGCGTCCGGGCTCACGCCCTCGCTGGCCCCGGCGTGCTTCACCATCCCACCCTGCGTCGTCTCGCTCACGGCCGTGGACTCTAACCGGCTCCAAACGGGAAGGCCCCCACCCGCGGCCGTTGCCGGCGCGAATGGAGGCCCCTGGCCCCGTCCGGGGCCGTGTGCGGCGGATGCCGCGAATCAGGCGGTGCGAGACACGGTGCCCTGCGGGCCCGTCTGCGCCGCGCCCTCGGAGGAGCGGCCGACCGCGTTGGACAGGTACTCCTGGCCGCTGTGCAGGCGCTGACGGAGGTCATCCCGCAGCTGGTTGCCCGGCTTGGGCGCCAGCAGCAGGCCCAGGCCCGCGCCCACGAGGATGCCCGCGGCGAAGGCGCCCACGACGGGCAGGAGCGTGTCCACCGTGTCCCGACGCGTCTCCAGGCCCACCAGGTGCAGCAGGTCGTCCTTGTCCAGCTTCTTGAGGTTGTTGAAGTTCACCATTTGAGACTCCGGGGGTTGTGGGGTGGAGGAAAGCCCGGCCTCAGTACGTCGGCGGGCGAGGAGTGCCTGCGGAAGTGGCGTTCGCCGAGGCGGAGCCCTGCGGGCCCGGACCAGCCATACCACGTCCAGTTTGATAGCCCTGGAAGGCCGCTTCCGCCATGCCCAACAGCTCATCCTTGACCAGTGGCAGCGCCGCGAGGCGCACGCCGAGCCGGAGGATGCGCGCCGTCAGCGGCGTGAAGAGCCCGCCGCCCAGCAGATAGCCGACGCCCACGGCGGCCGCCATCATCCCGTACGGGTTGCGCTCCACGCGCCCCCGCAGGTCCAGCGTCTGCCCCAAGTCCGTCACCGCGCCGCGCGCGTCGGACCAGAGCTGCTGCGCGTCGCTGCCAATGTGGTCCACTCGCTGCCCGAAGCCGCCGCCCTGCGGGTCCTGAGGCATGCCATTGCCCGATGCACCTGGAAACGTCGTCATGCGTTCACCCTCTCGTGTGGTTCCAGCGCGCGTCTTCAGCGGCGCGAGGCAATGCGTCCGACGAGGAAACCCACGGCCACGGCGCCCAGCAGGCACGTGCCCGGATTGGCGCGGATGAAGCTCACCACGCGGTTGTTCAGGTCCACGATGTTCTGACGGGCCTCATCAATCTGCGGCACCACGCGGTCCTGAAGCTCACGCGCCTTGTCGGCCATCTGCTGCGGATTCATCTCCATCGAAGCCATCTCCTCAATTGGGGGTACTACGGCAGTCGTCAGTCGCGCGAGCCCAACCAAAAGCCCACCACGAACGCCGCGCCTACACACGCGTAGGGATTGCGGCTCACCCACTGGCGCCAATCGGCGGCCACGGCCACTTCCTCGCGAAGGGCACTCACGGACGTGGCCAGCTCGGCGCGCGTGCGCTCGATTTCGGCACGCAGGTCCGCGCTGCTGCGGGGGCTGTAGGCCTTGGGCTGTCCATTGCTACCGGCCATGCGGGGGCTCCTTGAAGAGTTCACGGTTCGTCCCCTGGAGCGCATTCACGGATGCGCTGGGGGCGGCGTTGGTGAGCGCGGCCACGCTGAGCGAGAGCTCCTGCGACGTATCATCCATCATCCGGCGCGCCTTCAGGCGGTTCACCGCCCACATCGCGCCGCCCGCGCCGCCCACCAGGTTCAGCAGGCCGATTCCAGCCAGCGCTCCGGACCATCCCAACCACGTGGACAGCCACGCCGCCAGCGCCGCGCACACGAAGCCATAACCCACGAGGATGAAGGGCACGAAGGCCACGATCATCGCCACGTCCAGGCCCGTGGCCTTGACGTCCTCGGCCAGCTCCATGCGCGCCAGCTGCAGGTGCTGCGTCACCAGCCGGCTGAAGCCGTCGGCCATGCGCCCGACGAGCGCGGAAATCCCGCGCTCTGCCTGTTCACTTCCCACGTGCATGCGCTCTCCGGCCGACGCATACGGCCTCTCAGGTGCGGGCCAACCTAGGCATGCACCTGTTCCGCGACAACCACGTCACGGAGTTTTTGTCCGGCGCACGCAAGCGTCGGCCAGTGAACGCGCGCGTCGGCCCATCCGCCCAGTCTACCCGATGAGCTGCACAGGAGGAGAGACGGAAGGCTCCACGGCGATGGGGGCCTCGAAGCGCAGCACGAGGGGCAGGTGATCAGACGCCACCCGGCTCAACTCCGTCCGGTGAGGATGGATGGACAGCGGGCGCACGCCCGCGTCCACGAAGATGCGGTCCAGCCGCAGCAGGGGCAGGCGCGTGGGATACGTGCGAGCGGGCGCGCCGAGCTCCAGCGCCGCGTCGTGGATGGCCTGGCGCACCAGCGAGGGCACCGGGCCGTTCCCCCAGTAGTTGAAATCTCCACACACCACCAACGGGGCCTTTCGCGCGGCATCGCGGAGGATGTCCGAGGACAACAACAGCGCCTCCTGCCTGCGCCGCTCCCCCAGGCGCAGGCCCAGGTGGAGGGAGAAGACGTGGAGCTGCAACCCTCCCCCGATGTCCAGGTCGCAGCGCAGCGCGCCGCGAGGCTCGCGGCGGCCCACGCTCAAGTCGTAGTTCTTCGACTTGACGATGGGCAGCCGCGACAGGATGGCGTTGCCGTAGCGCCGGCCGTTGCGCACGACATTGGGGCCAAAGGCCATGTGCAGCCCGAGCATGTCCGCCAGGTGTTCGGGCTGGTCCTCCCGAGGCGTCACCGCGCGAAAGTCGCCGACCTCCTGGAGAGCGACGATGTCCGCGTCCACTTCGCGGAGCACCGCGCCCACGCGGCCCAGGTCGAAGCGGCCGTCCGTTCCGATACCACTATGGATGTTGTACGAAACGAGCCTCAGCTCCACGCGCGTCGCTCACCCAATCAGGACAGAGGAAGGATGCGGCCCGCGGCCATGCGGACGACCGTGACGGGCAGCAGGATGAGCCGGGACACGGCCTTGACGGCGTCGCCCAGGCCCCCCCGCAGGGCCTGGAGCTGGTGCTCCGCCTCGTCGCGAATCTCCGGCAGCCGCCCGCGCGGCGGCTGCTCGCGCGTGGGGGGCAGCGCGCCAATCGGCGCCGTTCCTCCCACGACAGGCGCGGAGGCCGTGCGCGCCTTGCCCTTCGACGTGCCACGTGCCGCCTTGAATTCCGGGCCGTGGGAGAACTTGGCGTCGGGCTCGGGCCGCGCCAGCTCCTCCAACTGCGCCTCCATCTGATGCGCGATGTAGAGTTCTTCCGTCTCCGCGAAGCGCTTGCCGTAGTGAACGCCCTCGTGGCTCTCCATGGCCTCGGGATGCGCCTTGGAGTGGGCCAGCCGCGCCTTGTCCTGCCGACGCAGGCTTCGCTTCGGCGCCGGCAGCGTCTTCGGAACCTGGTAGTGGTCAAAGCTATAGGGACGAGGCATCCGCGAATCTCCCAATCAACGAGTCCGTTCAGAAGCTAGGAAGCCCCCAGTCCCCCGGGTACGCCTTGACGGAATGCGCCCTGGTGGCCCGCCTGCCCTGCGGCCAGGCAGGCGGCAGGCGGACGAGATGCGTCGTCCAAGTACCGACAACCTCTAACGTCGGCTCCGCGCAGAGGAGGCGTGCGGCCATCATCCCACCCAGGCGACGGGCC is from Myxococcus virescens and encodes:
- a CDS encoding YtxH domain-containing protein, producing the protein MVNFNNLKKLDKDDLLHLVGLETRRDTVDTLLPVVGAFAAGILVGAGLGLLLAPKPGNQLRDDLRQRLHSGQEYLSNAVGRSSEGAAQTGPQGTVSRTA
- a CDS encoding phage holin family protein, coding for MHVGSEQAERGISALVGRMADGFSRLVTQHLQLARMELAEDVKATGLDVAMIVAFVPFILVGYGFVCAALAAWLSTWLGWSGALAGIGLLNLVGGAGGAMWAVNRLKARRMMDDTSQELSLSVAALTNAAPSASVNALQGTNRELFKEPPHGR
- a CDS encoding DUF3618 domain-containing protein; translated protein: MAGSNGQPKAYSPRSSADLRAEIERTRAELATSVSALREEVAVAADWRQWVSRNPYACVGAAFVVGFWLGSRD
- a CDS encoding adenylate/guanylate cyclase domain-containing protein; its protein translation is MALLFGGVLGLLVYLRPTGLVPPKDPPSAWVPSAAVDAAQAWLEGWERVTYDWRVRELGERSERPDEAVVIAIDDETLAEARQDVRPGVATQPWPRHLVGRMVHRLVQEGALLVLVDLPFTDLSPNACAEASSASASSLSCDDAAFAAQLAKDPGRALLSFTWEAQGPRVLPPANRLWPYRVKLGVYDASEAASLRAQAVLAAQRPAFIIPAGSQVEVWGGATDEADGRALGSRLGATAHVIEERRAADDSYRVGPTELFIALAEVQVEGLDAAKLIELRQVQHPVVPLLSGSAGFGASTLVAGRDGRVRAVAHLMSYTVRGKRHILPSLPLAAAMRLAGTRSLRYADGKLHVGDQYAFPMSDSGLSLLRWDAPNAGRGSRGSLARSIRAWNVLLNVFDVADERPARFENDLEGRTVVLTRTAGESAHLRSTPLGPETPGGAILGQALANILRSEGITRAAPDLDLLLTVGLAFLGAFLALSLSFLLRSVRGAVLYVGFLVAAAAGYAFGAAYVFVEQRLWVAMAGPLLAMVGAFVATIRYAYGTERQIRDFVHNALGRYVSPDVARLVARDLSLMRPERRKMSVYVCDIEGFTRLSESMPPEQLVGLFNAYLTEISAVVRSTAGQVDKYIGDSVLAFWGAPVRTDRHAHLACEAALKMREVLTERQSAWEKKYGHRLSFRAAVDTGELVVGDLGSEMKSNYTVLGDAVGLASRLEAINKVYGTYVLAGDTTAQLASGSYVFRVVDLVRFKGRPQPVRVHELVARRGEITPRMQEQLALHEQALTAYHQRRFAEAHALFERASHAYQDTVAALYVGRCARFLVTPPPTDWDGVHGMEEGEPTAAAA
- a CDS encoding endonuclease/exonuclease/phosphatase family protein — encoded protein: MELRLVSYNIHSGIGTDGRFDLGRVGAVLREVDADIVALQEVGDFRAVTPREDQPEHLADMLGLHMAFGPNVVRNGRRYGNAILSRLPIVKSKNYDLSVGRREPRGALRCDLDIGGGLQLHVFSLHLGLRLGERRRQEALLLSSDILRDAARKAPLVVCGDFNYWGNGPVPSLVRQAIHDAALELGAPARTYPTRLPLLRLDRIFVDAGVRPLSIHPHRTELSRVASDHLPLVLRFEAPIAVEPSVSPPVQLIG